From a region of the Chrysemys picta bellii isolate R12L10 chromosome 7, ASM1138683v2, whole genome shotgun sequence genome:
- the CSGALNACT2 gene encoding chondroitin sulfate N-acetylgalactosaminyltransferase 2 isoform X2 produces the protein MPRRGLIFQARTRWLLVGLALLFSLMLFMYLLECAPQTDGNGSLPGVVGENLGKEYYQALLQEQEEHYQTRATSLKRQIAQLKQELQEMSDKLKLLQEKKSLRVNGMGYQGTKEQASNDLLEFLHSQIDKAEVSIGAKLPSEYGVIPFESFTSMKVFQLEMGLTRHPEEKPVRKDKRDELVEVIEAGLEVINNPDEEDGQDDDDDEGIGERPLYSENDFIEGYYRTEKDKGTQYELFYKKTDVMEYRHVTLFRPFGPLMKVKSETVDISRSVINIIVPLAGRTEAFAQFMQNFRDVCIHQDKRIHLTVVYFGQDGLSEVRSILESVARETNFHNYTLVSLNEEFNRGRGLDMGARAWEKGEVLMFFCDVDIYFTAEFLNSCRLNAEPGTQKGFWLLAGFWLWNDVSISDRFPDCWGV, from the exons ATGCCCAGAAGGGGTTTAATATTTCAAGCCAGGACCCGTTGGCTATTGGTGGGTCTTGCCTTACTATTCAGTTTAATGTTGTTCATGTACCTGCTTGAGTGTGCTCCACAAACAGATGGCAATGGATCTCTGCCTGGTGTTGTAGGGGAGAACTTGGGTAAAGAATATTACCAAGCTCTTCTCCAGGAACAAGAGGAACACTATCAAACCCGGGCTACTAGTCTGAAGCGTCAGATTGCTCAGCTAAAACAAGAGCTTCAGGAAATGAGTGATAAGCTGAAATTGCTGCAGGAAAAAAAGAGCCTAAGAGTCAATGGCATGGGCTACCAAGGCACCAAAGAACAAGCATCCAATGATCTCCTAGAGTTTCTTCATTCCCAAATTGACAAGGCTGAGGTGAGCATCGGGGCCAAGCTACCTAGTGAATATGGTGTCATTCCTTTTGAAAGCTTTACCTCCATGAAAGTGTTCCAGTTAGAGATGGGGCTCACTCGACACCCAGAGGAGAAACCTGTTAGAAAGGATAAGCGAGATGAGTTGGTGGAAGTTATTGAGGCTGGCCTAGAGGTAATCAATAATCCAGATGAAGAAGATGgacaagatgatgatgatgatgaaggaaTAGGAGAGAGACCGCTCTATAGTGAAAATGATTTCATAGAAG GTTATTATCGCACAGAGAAAGATAAAGGAACACAGTATGAATTGTTTTATAAGAAGACCGATGTTATGGAATACAGACATGTCACACTATTCCGACCATTTGGACCCCTCATGAAAGTGAAGAGTGAAACAGTTGACATTTCCAGATCAGTTATTAACATCATTGTCCCTCTTGCTGGAAGAACTGAGGCATTTGCACAATTCATGCAAAACTTTAG GGATGTGTGTATTCATCAGGACAAGCGGATTCACCTCACAGTGGTATACTTCGGCCAAGATGGGCTATCTGAAGTGAGGAGCATCCTGGAGTCAGTAGCTCG AGAAACTAATTTTCACAATTACACACTGGTCTCTTTGAATGAGGAATTTAATCGTGGGCGAGGACTAGACATGGGTGCCAGAGCTTGGGAAAAAGGCGAAGTGTTAATGTTCTTCTGCGATGTTGATATTTATTTCACAGCTGAGTTCCTTAACAGTTGCCGCTTGAATGCTGAACCCG